A genome region from Sander vitreus isolate 19-12246 chromosome 21, sanVit1, whole genome shotgun sequence includes the following:
- the hmx3b gene encoding homeobox protein HMX3-B, with protein MADSDAQETRQPAKDSPFSIKNLLNIEDKPTKPKSFLGSSKAVFEASFFSRFGDLSFPRFELPTQRIGLSAQYLERASTWWYPYSLGTHLRTGGSEKAKLREASPAPDRRSPDLQKSDQDAREESADDDVALEESDSEEPKKEKDQEDDWRRKTDELDSERKPCRKKKTRTVFSRSQVFQLESTFDIKRYLSSSERAGLAASLHLTETQVKIWFQNRRNKWKRQLAAELEAANLSHAAAQRIVRVPILYHENGAPETTGGPVANSPGSQSLLSFPHHMYYSHPVPLLRPV; from the exons ATGGCAGACTCTGATGCGCAAGAGACTCGCCAACCTGCAAAAGACTCTCCCTTCTCCATAAAGAACCTGCTAAACATCGAAGACAAACCCACAAAGCCCAAAAGCTTCCTCGGCTCATCCAAAGCAGTGTTTGAAGCCAGCTTCTTCTCTCGGTTTGGTGACTTGTCTTTCCCTCGATTTGAGTTGCCCACACAGAGAATTGGACTATCAGCGCAATATTTGGAGAGAGCGTCTACCTGGTGGTACCCATACTCGCTCGGGACTCATCTGAGGACTGGAG GGTCTGAGAAGGCCAAGCTGAGGGAAGCATCCCCGGCACCGGACAGGCGCTCACCGGATCTCCAAAAAAGTGACCAAGATGCCAGAGAGGAAAGCGCCGATGACGATGTCGCGCTGGAGGAAAGCGACTCGGAAGagccaaagaaagaaaaagaccaGGAGGACGACTGGAGGAGGAAAACGGACGAGCTGGACTCCGAGAGGAAGCCCTGTCGGAAGAAGAAGACGCGCACAGTGTTTTCCAGGAGTCAGGTATTCCAGCTCGAGTCCACCTTCGACATAAAGCGCTACCTAAGCAGCTCGGAGAGGGCCGGCCTGGCCGCGTCCCTGCACCTGACAGAGACGCAGGTCAAAATCTGGTTTCAGAACCGGAGGAATAAGTGGAAAAGGCAGTTGGCCGCGGAGCTGGAGGCGGCCAACCTCAGCCATGCTGCGGCGCAGAGGATTGTGCGGGTTCCCATACTTTACCACGAGAACGGAGCCCCAGAAACGACCGGGGGCCCCGTTGCAAACTCACCGGGCAGCCAGTCACTCCTGTCTTTTCCCCACCACATGTACTATTCCCACCCGGTCCCATTGCTGAGGCCTGTTTAA
- the pstk gene encoding L-seryl-tRNA(Sec) kinase isoform X2 yields the protein MLFRPERRRQEIHTEWKSHRQAVLQCIEQFFEKPQRLAELPVSCQINSAVWQQCIQALLQPEALDRSQAERAPLLFLLDDNFYYPSMRYEMYQLARKYSLGFCQVYLQCDLESCISRNQSRSEPIPTEVILEMVKRLESPNPQKNSWETNSISLNTTGDLSKCDIQRVMELISSALSNPLSPAEDNTKQKEADRLKCATNVVHQTDQACRRHISEAMKTARENQVAPKHMKSLAAQLNESKATFVHNLRRQLLQEASLAQEEDIDVERVVKRAVDVFDVEKKEILLRIMNENN from the exons ATGCTTTTCAGACCAGAGCGGAGGAGGCAAGAAATA cACACTGAATGGAAATCACACAGACAAGCAGTTTTGCAGTGCATTGAGCAGTTCTTCGAGAAACCTCAACGTTTGGCAGAGCTGCCGGTCAGCTGTCAGATCAACAGTGCTGTATGGCAACAATGCATTCAAGCTCTACTGCAGCCTGAAGCTTTGGACCGCTCACAGGCTGAACGGGCACCACTTCTCTTTTTACTGGATGACAATTTCTACTATCCAAGCATGAGATATGAAATGTACCAACTTGCAAGAAAGT ATTCCCTGGGTTTCTGCCAGGTGTACCTGCAGTGTGATTTGGAGTCCTGCATCAGCAGAAACCAGAGCAGGTCTGAACCTATACCCACTGAGGTAATATTGGAGATGGTGAAGCGTTTGGAGTCTCCAAATCCACAGAAAAACTCATGGGagacaaacagcatttcactCAACACCACAGGCGATTTGTCCAAATGTGACAT CCAGAGGGTGATGGAGTTGATCTCCTCTGCACTGAGCAACCCGCTGAGCCCGGCTGAGGACAACACTAAACAAAAA GAGGCGGACCGCCTGAAATGCGCCACTAATGTGGTTCACCAGACTGACCAGGCCTGTCGACGCCATATATCTGAGGCAATGAAGACTGCCAGAG AGAATCAAGTAGCCCCTAAGCACATGAAGTCTTTGGCCGCTCAGCTGAATGAATCCAAAGCAACATTTGTTCACAACCTGCGGAGACAGCTGCTCCAGGAAGCGTCTCTCGCTCAAGAAGAGGACATTGATGTGGAACGTGTGGTGAAAAGAGCAGTGGACGTTTTTGATGTCGAGAAAAAGGAAATTCTGTTGAGAATCATGAATGAAAATAACTGA
- the adam9b gene encoding disintegrin and metalloproteinase domain-containing protein 9, translating into MIRKYIVFAVFLLCYISGIDNIDIFNGLPLQLSKYSIVSPQVIQRYTRTINRPSQEKYGEETISYAFNINNRKHLLHLKKNRDFLHPNFVQYSLDAAGNHKPSYPKQHVHCYYHGEVEGYEDSVVALSTCSGLRGVILLRNETYGLEPVPQSATNEHLLYLLKDIQSEPVTCGVVGEAASSQSHEPFEPGKSLTSLLRRKRSSNLPETSYVELVLVVDHLRYIYKKQNETAVQEEMVQMANLLDAYYKQLNIRVVLVGLVIFKDVNPFNVEGSAGDVLGMFVKWRKTVLLPKIRHDIGQLIVGLPKPYGGSILGMAFVGTVCSATTSGGINVFSDNGLSFASTVVAHEMGHNLGMNHDTANCCSVGSCIMAAGASGSTTFSNCSQQHFETLILRGGGLCLKNPPAPSDVVGIAVCGNGRLDNGEQCDCGKPEECNNKCCDAATCTFTRGSACAQGGCCENCQIRVSGTPCRESVNTCDLPEYCNGTTAFCPRNFYVMDGLPCEDRQAAAYCYEGQCQTYDFQCNHLFAPDPATKAADICFTTANMKGNEFGNCGMNGKNLIPCSVANSMCGKLQCVNVDVNNPPPGAQVSIQIVQGSKCINANFNLGTDVRDPGYVKPGSPCDKGKTCIDFQCVNASNLLPNLICGAQTTCNSRGVCNDQGHCHCENGWAPPNCDKSGRGGSIDSGPAQIDYSLRNGLLIFFLLVVPVLVLLILVLLYVFRRDTLDPCLKGSLASRLKSHNARNGNTNGQSNSNVQKSTTTQPPLQAPSNVPEYPPATSVPISGFRYGELDYWNAETSTAPAQPPAPKQGPGVPKPIPPRQLPC; encoded by the exons ATGATCCGAAAATACATCGTATTCGCTGTTTTTTTGCTGTGTTACATTTCTGGGATTGACAACATAG ACATTTTCAATGGGCTTCCATTACAACTCTCGAAGTACTCCATTGTAAGTCCTCAGGTGATCCAGAGATATACAAGGACCATCAATAGACCGTCACAGGAG AAATATGGAGAGGAGACAATATCATATGCATTCAACATAAACAACAGGAAGCACCTCCTTCATCTAAAAAAGAACAG AGACTTTTTACACCCAAACTTTGTTCAGTATTCACTTGACGCCGCTGGTAACCACAAGCCATCATATCCAAAACAGCAT gTGCATTGCTATTACCATGGAGAAGTGGAGGGATATGAGGATTCAGTGGTCGCGCTCAGCACATGCTCGGGCCTCAG GGGTGTAATCCTCCTTCGAAATGAGACCTATGGACTTGAGCCTGTGCCACAGTCTGCTACCAACGAGCACCTTCTGTACCTGCTGAAGGACATTCAGTCCGAGCCCGTCACTTGTGGGGTCGTCGGTGAGGCTGCATCATCTCAAAGCCACGAACCCTTTGAGCCTGGAAAATCGCTGACTTCACTGCTGCGG AGGAAGCGCAGTAGCAATTTACCTGAAACCAGTTATGTGGAGTTGGTGCTGGTTGTTGATCATCTCAGG tacatttataAGAAACAAAATGAGACAGCGGTACAAGAGGAAATGGTGCAAATGGCCAATCTACTCGATGCG TATTACAAGCAGCTGAATATCCGTGTGGTGCTGGTGGGCCTGGTGATTTTTAAGGATGTTAATCCCTTTAATGTGGAGGGCTCTGCAGGAGATGTGTTGGGGATGTTTGTCAAGTGGAGGAAGACTGTACTGTTACCAAAGATCAGGCATGACATTGGTCAGCTCATTGT TGGGCTGCCCAAGCCATACGGTGGAAGTATATTGGGTATGGCCTTCGTGGGCACAGTCTGCTCCGCTACGACTTCTGGAGGGATCAACGTG TTCAGCGACAACGGCCTCTCTTTTGCATCCACTGTGGTGGCCCATGAGATGGGCCATAACCTGGGCATGAATCACGATACTGCGAACTGCTGCAGTGTAGGAAGCTGCATCATGGCAGCTGGTGCTAG TGGTTCCACCACTTTCAGCAACTGCAGTCAACAACACTTTGAGACGCTGATCCTTCGTGGAGGAGGCTTGTGTCTGAAAAACCCGCCAGCCCCATCAGATGTGGTTGGTATTGCTGTATGTGGCAATGGCCGGCTGGACAATGGAGAGCAGTGTGACTGTGGCAAACCTGAG GAATGCAACaataaatgctgtgatgctgcCACCTGCACATTTACACGCGGGTCTGCCTGTGCTCAGGGTGGCTGCTGTGAAAACTGTCAG aTCAGAGTATCTGGAACTCCATGCAGAGAGTCCGTCAACACCTGCGATCTTCCTGAATACTGTAACGGGACGACTGCATTCTGTCCCAGAAACTTCTATGTCATGGACGGCCTGCCCTGTGAAGACCGTCAGGCTGCTGCGTACTGCTATGAGGGCCAATGCCAGACATACGATTTCCAGTGCAATCATCTCTTTGCACCAG ATCCAGCAACAAAGGCAGCGGATATTTGTTTTACGACTGCAAATATGAAGGGAAACGAATTTGGAAACTGTGGAATGAATGGCAAAAACCTTATCCCATGTAGTGTAGC AAACTCCATGTGTGGAAAGTTGCAGTGTGTAAACGTGGACGTCAACAATCCCCCTCCTGGTGCCCAAGTCAGTATCCAAATAGTCCAAGGGTCAAAGTGTATTAATGCAAACTTCAACCTCGGCACAGATGTGAGAGATCCTGGCTATGTTAAGCCTGGCAGCCCTTGTGATAAAGGAAAG ACCTGCATAGACTTTCAGTGTGTGAATGCTTCTAATCTGCTGCCCAACTTGATCTGTGGTGCCCAGACCACCTGCAACAGCCGAGGG GTATGTAATGACCAAGGGCACTGCCACTGTGAAAACGGGTGGGCCCCACCTAACTGTGACAAGTCGGGGCGAGGTGGCAGCATAGACAGTGGTCCTGCTCAGATAG ACTACTCCCTCAGGAACGGTCTGTTGATCTTCTTCCTGTTGGTGGTTCCTGTTCTGGTCCTTCTCATTTTGGTGCTGCTCTACGTTTTCAGGAGAGACACACTTGACCCATGTCTAAAAGGAAGCCTCGCCAGCCGCCTCAA GTCACATAATGCTAGAAATGGAAATACAAACGGGCAATCAAACAGCAATGTTCAGAAAAGTACCACAACCCAACCTCCATTACAGGCTCCTTCTAATGTG CCTGAATATCCACCGGCTACTTCAGTTCCAATTTCTGG TTTCAGGTATGGAGAACTGGATTATTGGAATGCAGAAACAAGCACTGCCCCTGCACAACCCCCAGCTCCTAAACAGGGCCCTGGAGTACCGAAACCAATCCCACCCAGGCAGCTAccatgttga
- the bub3 gene encoding mitotic checkpoint protein BUB3 has product MTGSNEYKLNQGPEDGISAVKFSPSTAQFLLVSSWDCTVRLFDVTANTMRMKYQHTAPVLDCAFYDPTHSWSGGLDAQLKTHDLNTDQDTIVGTHDAAIRCVEYCPEVNVMVTGSWDRSVRLWDPRTPCNAGTFTQPEKVYTLSVAGDRLIVGTAGRRVLVWDLRNMGYVQQRRESSLKYQTRCIRAFPNKQGYVLSSIEGRVAVEYLDPSQEVQKKKYAFKCHRLKEEGIEFVYPVNAISFHSIHNTFATGGSDGFVNIWDPFNKKRLCQFHRYPTSIASLAFNNDGTMLAIASSYMHERGDISHPEDAIFIRQVTDAETKPKST; this is encoded by the exons ATGACGGGCTCAAACGAGTACAAGCTAAACCAGGGACCAGAGGACGGCATCTCTGCTGTCAAGTTCAGCCCCAGCACAGCCCAGTTCCTGCTGGTTTCTTCCTGGGACTGCACTGTTCGTCTCTTTGATGTCACAGCCAACACCATGCGGATGAAATACCAGCACACAGCTCCAGTTTTGGACTGTGCTTTTTAT GACCCAACACATTCTTGGAGTGGAGGTTTAGATGCACAATTAAAAACTCACGATTTGAACACAGACCAAG ATACAATAGTTGGAACGCATGATGCTGCCATTCGTTGTGTGGAATACTGCCCAGAGGTTAATGTCATGGTAACGGGTAGCTGGGACAGATCAGTTCGGCTCTGGGACCCAAGGACGCCCTGCAATGCTGGCACATTTACCCAGCCTGAAAAG GTGTATACCCTCTCTGTGGCTGGAGATAGGCTGATCGTTGGCACAGCTGGAAGACGAGTCCTGGTGTGGGATTTGAGGAACATGGGCTACGTACAGCAAAGAAGAGAGTCCAGTCTCAAGTATCAGACGCGCTGCATTAGAGCCTTCCCCAACAAACAG GGCTACGTCTTGAGTTCAATCGAGGGACGTGTAGCTGTGGAGTACCTGGACCCGAGCCAGGAGGTCCAGAAGAAGAAGTATGCCTTCAAATGCCACAGGCTGAAGGAGGAGGGAATTGAGTTTGTTTACCCCGTCAATGCCATCTCGTTCCACAGTATTCATAACACCTTTGCCACAG GTGGCTCAGACGGCTTTGTAAACATCTGGGACCCGTTCAACAAGAAGCGCCTGTGTCAGTTCCACAGGTACCCGACCAGCATCGCCTCACTGGCGTTCAATAACGACGGCACCATGCTTGCAATCGCCTCCTCCTACATGCACGAGAGGGGAGACATCAGCCACCCCGAAGACGCCATCTTCATCCGCCAAGTCACGGATGCTGAGACGAAACCCAA GTCAACCTAA
- the acadsb gene encoding short/branched chain specific acyl-CoA dehydrogenase, mitochondrial, with protein sequence MAAPLVRIFSKSCRQISRPWGACQAGWRSRSTTPAPDTASDHPAGLLFPPLQTYSEEESMMREAVKKYAQERIAPFVSKMDENSAMDEEVLKSLFEQGLMGIEIEPEYNGTGSTFFSSILVIEELAKVDPSVAVLCDIQNTLINTLFAKLGTAAQKEQYLSRLSTDMIGSFCLSEAESGSDAFSLKTRAEKHKDYYIINGSKMWISNAEHAGVFLVMANVDPSAGYRGITCFIVDRDTEGLEICKKENKLGLRASSTCPLNFDNVKVPEKNILGEAGQGYKYAIGMLNEGRIGIAAQMLGLAQGCFDHTIPYTRQRVQFGKRIFDFQGMQHQIAHVATQIEAGRLLTYNAARLKEAGRPFIKEACMAKYFTAEVATLTTSKCIEWMGGVGFTKDYPIEKYYRDCKIGTIYEGTTNVQLSTIAKFIDKEYDH encoded by the exons ATGGCTGCACCGTTGGTCAGGATTTTCTCAAAG TCATGTAGACAGATATCTCGACCATGGGGTGCATGCCAGGCTGGATGGAGGAGCAGGTCCACCACTCCTGCCCCAGATACGGCCTCAGACCACCCAGCTGGGCTGCTCTTTCCTCCCCTTCAAACATATTCAGAGGAGGAGAGCATGATGAGGGAAGCAG TTAAAAAATATGCACAAGAGCGCATTGCTCCGTTTGTGTCAAAGATGGATGAAAATTCTGCCATGGACGAGGAAGTGCTCAAATCTCTCTTTGAACAGGGT ctcaTGGGCATTGAGATTGAGCCAGAGTACAACGGCACTGGCTCCACATTCTTCTCCTCAATTCTGGTCATTGAGGAGCTGGCGAAGGTGGACCCCTCTGTGGCTGTGCTCTGTGACATCCAGAACACACTGATCAACACACTGTTTGCCAAACTGGGTACAGCAGCTCAGAAAGAGCAGTACCTGAGCCGACTGTCAACTGACATG ATTGGAAGCTTCTGCCTCTCTGAAGCAGAGTCGGGGAGTGATGCCTTCTCTCTGAAGACGCGTGCTGAAAAACACAAGGACTATTACATCATCAATGGATCCAAGATGTGGATCAGCAATGCAGAGCATGCAGGTGTTTTCCTGGTGATGGCCAATGTAGACCCCTCTGCT GGATACAGAGGCATCACATGCTTCATCGTGGACCGGGACACAGAGGGACTTGAGATTTGCAAGAAGGAGAACAAGCTCGGCCTGCGTGCGTCCTCCACCTGCCCTCTTAACTTTGACAATGTCAAG GTACCGGAGAAGAACATTTTGGGAGAGGCTGGTCAGGGGTACAAGTATGCTATCGGAATGTTGAATGAGGGCAGGATTGGAATTGCCGCTCAG atgCTTGGGCTGGCACAGGGTTGCTTCGACCACACTATTCCTTACACCAGACAGAGAGTGCAGTTTGGAAAACGCATCTTTGACTTCCAG GGCATGCAGCACCAAATAGCCCACGTAGCAACACAGATTGAAGCCGGCCGGCTGCTGACATACAACGCTGCTCGTCTGAAGGAAGCTGGGAGACCTTTCATTAAGGAGGCCTGCATGGCGAAATACTTCACTGCAGAG GTTGCAACCCTAACCACATCGAAATGCATCGAATGGATGGGAGGGGTAGGCTTTACCAAAGACTACCCCATAGAGAAATACTACAGAGACTGTAAAATTG GTACCATTTATGAGGGCACAACAAATGTCCAGTTATCCACTATCGCCAAGTTCATTGATAAGGAGTATGATCACTGA
- the LOC144535937 gene encoding zinc finger protein Pegasus-like, whose amino-acid sequence MEDIKTEPVDFVKEFQEYLTQQTQHVNMISGSVCGEKETGEPFQAVAPRSEQNGLDPPSVEVSLPMEDGSDVQMDGLERTCDGKYKCSYCSYANKGMARLIEHIRIHTGEKPHRCQLCPFASAYERHLEAHMRSHTGEKPYKCDLCAFRCSDRSNLSHHRRRRHKLLPTRVVRSPFSNKRMLSSLQKRTGSLGFSRRLLINFNPPSMVMPKSDYLNDLSHKIHHHLNSSEYKNHPKVDENDTRNRGANGLTFNNPLDQLSTLAGQLADLHPESQTRASPDRESLKDEKPILIQQVSSEHVAMCSNEAQTLPPKNESPTSGHGSCSPVPGLGFDSTLTASRSNSQPSTPTPGLNTPDQQLLQKCQHCDIHFMDNILYTIHMGCHGYEHPFQCNICGHMCIDKYDFSCHFTRGQHKK is encoded by the exons ATGGAAGATATAAAGACCGAGCCTGTGGATTTTGTGAAGGAATTCCAAGAATACCTGACACAGCAAACCCAGCACGTCAACATGATCTCAGGCTCTGTTTgcggagaaaaagagacagggGAGCCGTTTCAAGCCG TTGCGCCCAGGAGTGAGCAGAATGGTCTGGATCCTCCGTCTGTGGAGGTGAGCCTGCCAATGGAGGATGGGTCAGATGTACAAATGGACGGCCTGGAGAGGACCTGTGATGGAAAGTACAAGTGCAGCTACTGCAGCTATGCCAACAAGGGCATGGCTCGTTTAATAGAGCACATCCGCATCCACACAG GAGAAAAGCCTCATCGCTGCCAGCTGTGCCCGTTTGCTTCAGCATACGAGCGCCACTTGGAAGCCCACATGCGCTcgcacacaggagagaaaccgtaCAAATGTGACCTCTGCGCCTTCCGCTGTAGCGACCGCAGCAACCTGTCGCACCATCGTCGCCGCCGCCACAAGCTCCTGCCCACCAGGGTTGTCCGCTCTCCTTTCTCCAACAAGAGAATGTTGAGCTCCCTGCAGAAGAGAACAGGCTCACTGGGCTTCAGTAGGCGACTACTCATCAACTTCAACCCTCCCTCCATGGTGATGCCAAAGTCGGATTATCTGAATGACTTGTCTCACAAGATCCACCACCATTTGAATAGCAGTGAGTATAAGAACCATCCCAAGGTAGATGAGAACGACACTCGCAACAGAGGTGCTAATGGTTTGACTTTTAATAACCCACTGGACCAGCTGTCTACACTTGCTGGCCAGTTAGCCGACCTTCATCCTGAGTCCCAGACTCGTGCATCCCCAGACAGGGAGTCCTTAAAAGATGAGAAGCCCATCCTCATACAACAGGTCTCTAGTGAACATGTTGCTATGTGTTCAAATGAAGCGCAGACTTTACCACCTAAAAATGAATCTCCCACCTCAGGCCATGGGAGTTGCAGTCCTGTTCCCGGCCTCGGTTTTGACAGCACTCTTACTGCAAGTCGTAGCAACAGCCAGCCGAGCACACCCACCCCTGGCCTGAACACACCGGACCAACAGCTCTTACAGAAATGCCAGCACTGTGATATTCACTTTATGGATAATATCCTCTACACCATTCACATGGGCTGTCATGGCTACGAACATCCATTCCAGTGCAACATCTGTGGTCACATGTGCATAGACAAATACGACTTTTCGTGCCATTTTACCCGTGGGCAACATAAAAAGTGA
- the pstk gene encoding L-seryl-tRNA(Sec) kinase isoform X1, with protein MAAEEAGGVGRSPACLCVLCGLPAAGKSTLARKVLRTAALHGWRATVVPYDDLIPEHAFQTRAEEHTEWKSHRQAVLQCIEQFFEKPQRLAELPVSCQINSAVWQQCIQALLQPEALDRSQAERAPLLFLLDDNFYYPSMRYEMYQLARKYSLGFCQVYLQCDLESCISRNQSRSEPIPTEVILEMVKRLESPNPQKNSWETNSISLNTTGDLSKCDIQRVMELISSALSNPLSPAEDNTKQKEADRLKCATNVVHQTDQACRRHISEAMKTARENQVAPKHMKSLAAQLNESKATFVHNLRRQLLQEASLAQEEDIDVERVVKRAVDVFDVEKKEILLRIMNENN; from the exons ATGGCAGCAGAAGAAGCCGGAGGTGTCGGCCGGTCTCcggcctgtctgtgtgtcctctGCGGGCTACCTGCTGCTGGGAAGTCCACGCTGGCCCGCAAAGTCCTCCGCACCGCTGCACTACACGGATGGAGAGCCACTGTTGTGCCGTATGATGACCTGATACCCGAACATGCTTTTCAGACCAGAGCGGAGGAG cACACTGAATGGAAATCACACAGACAAGCAGTTTTGCAGTGCATTGAGCAGTTCTTCGAGAAACCTCAACGTTTGGCAGAGCTGCCGGTCAGCTGTCAGATCAACAGTGCTGTATGGCAACAATGCATTCAAGCTCTACTGCAGCCTGAAGCTTTGGACCGCTCACAGGCTGAACGGGCACCACTTCTCTTTTTACTGGATGACAATTTCTACTATCCAAGCATGAGATATGAAATGTACCAACTTGCAAGAAAGT ATTCCCTGGGTTTCTGCCAGGTGTACCTGCAGTGTGATTTGGAGTCCTGCATCAGCAGAAACCAGAGCAGGTCTGAACCTATACCCACTGAGGTAATATTGGAGATGGTGAAGCGTTTGGAGTCTCCAAATCCACAGAAAAACTCATGGGagacaaacagcatttcactCAACACCACAGGCGATTTGTCCAAATGTGACAT CCAGAGGGTGATGGAGTTGATCTCCTCTGCACTGAGCAACCCGCTGAGCCCGGCTGAGGACAACACTAAACAAAAA GAGGCGGACCGCCTGAAATGCGCCACTAATGTGGTTCACCAGACTGACCAGGCCTGTCGACGCCATATATCTGAGGCAATGAAGACTGCCAGAG AGAATCAAGTAGCCCCTAAGCACATGAAGTCTTTGGCCGCTCAGCTGAATGAATCCAAAGCAACATTTGTTCACAACCTGCGGAGACAGCTGCTCCAGGAAGCGTCTCTCGCTCAAGAAGAGGACATTGATGTGGAACGTGTGGTGAAAAGAGCAGTGGACGTTTTTGATGTCGAGAAAAAGGAAATTCTGTTGAGAATCATGAATGAAAATAACTGA